From a single Peromyscus maniculatus bairdii isolate BWxNUB_F1_BW_parent chromosome 4, HU_Pman_BW_mat_3.1, whole genome shotgun sequence genomic region:
- the Kcnk15 gene encoding potassium channel subfamily K member 15, giving the protein MELAPSGRTETRSPRDAMRKQSARTAALILCILSYLLVGAAVFDALESEAERNRQRLLARKRSEFRRKYGFSADDYRELERLALQAEPHRAGRQWRFAGSFYFAITVITTIGYGHAAPGTDSGKVFCMFYALLGIPLTLVTFQSLGERLNALVRCLLLAAKRCLGLQRPHVSAENMVVAGLLLCAATLALGAAAFAHFEGWTFFHAYYYCFITLTTIGFGDFVALQRDEALQRKPPYVAFSFLYILLGLTVIGAFLNLVVLRFLASADAPERSARRASAFRKGALESRVRAASSTCISHRIHQLETWACDNPAFSPPLSPEALHHCHSSSASRRARRKSI; this is encoded by the exons ATGGAGCTGGCACCGTCGGGGCGCACGGAAACCCGGAGCCCCCGAGACGCGATGAGGAAGCAGAGCGCGCGCACGGCCGCGCTCATCCTGTGCATTCTGTCCTACCTGCTGGTGGGCGCCGCAGTCTTCGATGCGCTGGAGTCCGAGGCCGAGCGCAACCGGCAGCGGCTGCTGGCCCGGAAGCGCAGCGAGTTCCGCAGAAAGTACGGCTTCTCTGCCGACGACTACCGAGAGCTGGAGCGCTTGGCGCTGCAGGCAGAGCCGCACCGCGCCGGCCGCCAGTGGCGCTTCGCAGGCTCCTTCTACTTCGCCATCACAGTCATCACCACCATCG GGTATGGCCATGCCGCGCCAGGCACAGACTCCGGAAAGGTCTTCTGCATGTTCTATGCACTCCTGGGCATCCCCCTGACGCTGGTCACCTTCCAGAGCCTGGGCGAGCGTCTAAACGCGCTGGTGAGGTGCCTGCTGCTGGCGGCCAAACGCTGCCTGGGTCTGCAGCGGCCGCACGTGTCCGCAGAGAACATGGTGGTGGCCGGGCTGCTGCTGTGCGCAGCCACCCTGGCCCTCGGCGCCGCGGCCTTTGCGCACTTCGAGGGCTGGACCTTCTTCCACGCCTACTACTACTGCTTCATCACCCTCACCACCATCGGCTTCGGCGACTTCGTGGCGCTGCAGAGAGATGAGGCGCTGCAGAGGAAGCCGCCCTACGTGGCCTTCAGCTTCCTCTACATCCTGCTGGGGCTCACGGTCATCGGTGCTTTCCTCAACCTGGTGGTCCTGCGCTTCCTCGCCAGCGCCGACGCCCCCGAGCGCTCAGCCCGCCGCGCCAGCGCATTCCGCAAGGGGGCGCTCGAGAGCCGCGTCCGTGCTGCGTCCTCCACCTGCATCTCTCACCGCATCCATCAGCTGGAGACCTGGGCCTGTGACAACCCAGCCTTCTCGCCTCCCTTGAGTCCAGAAGCCCTGCACCACTGCCACAGCAGCTCAGCCAGCCGCCGAGCACGGAGGAAGTCCATCTGA